ttttttctgaaatcctGCATTTGAAAATGTAGTGCAGCTGATTGCGCTTGCACTGTATGGAGTGTTTTGGTACATGGAGACATTTATGGGCACAAAACTTTAAGTGCTAAGCAGTTACTTCCTTAGGGAGAAAAGAACATAATAAAATTGAGGGTCTGAGGATACAAATGAGGCTGGGGATACAAATGAGGTTGCAATTCCTGAACATAGCATTGGTCTCCTCAAGCCCTTTGTTATCCCTCCTTCTCTTTGGCTACTATGGTATAGTGCTGTTCCAGTaatgctggcacagctgcatgTGAACCAGATTTGGAGACATCtttgtctttaaaaacaaaccctgaGATACCtgtgttttgtcattttttgggttttttatggggttttatcTGGATAAGTTCCCGTTTGGACTGTGTTAACAGAAGTTTGGCTGGCAGTTAGAGGGAAGGGATGAGTTTTTTGGGAATTGTTGACTGCATCTGAGGCAGAGTATTCAGTTTGGAAGCTCAGAATACAGGAAGGCCATGGAAAAAGTGGAGTGAGGGCCTCCAAGGTGGTGAGAACTCTATCACTTGCCCCTGAGGAGATGCAAAGGCAATGGGctggttcagcctggaggagggaTGCCTTCAGGGGAGTCCAATAGACCCTCCAGTGCATATGAGGATCATCAAGGAGACAGCTGTTGCTCAGTGTATTGTcaaatcctgcaggaaattattagcccttggaaaaactACCAAAGGGATGCTGGCTCCTCTGGCTTCTCAGATATCTGGAACCAGTTAGGTTGTTCTTCTGGAAGGAACAACTAAGCCAAATACAAGTGGTGGGGATATACTCTGGCAATGCAAATAAATAAGAGATAATGATTACAAAAGCACTGCAATGGCACTTCTGGCTTGTTTCATCTGAGGCCAAAGCTGAAAATATCAAATTTTGCTCAGTTCTACATAAGTATTTGCACTGGTATTGGCTAGGATAGAGTTAATTGTCTTCATAGCAGCTTTTAAGGTGCTGTGTTTTAGATCTGTGACCAAAAcaatgttgataacacagggatATTTTAgatattgctgagcagggcttgcactaTCTCAAGACCTGTTTCCCACCCCAGCAGTGAGGCGGCTGGGGGTGCAGAAGGAGTtgggaggtgacacagctgggatAGCTGGCACAATTGCTGAAGGGATATCTCAATATCTCACACTGTATGCTGTCATGCTCTGCCATAAAAactggggaggagaaagggacACACACCTTCAGAGTGGTGGTTTTAGTCTTCCCAAGTCACAGTTACGTGATGGAGCCTGGCTTTCCTGGAGAtagctgaacacctgcctgctgaTGTAAAGCaatgaatgaattccttgttctCCCCTGCTTTACCTGTTAAATGGTCTTTATCTCAGCCCACAGCTTTGCTCACTTTTACCTTTTCAATTCTCTCCCCATCCTGCTGGGGAAAGTAAACGAGATGGCTGAGGTGAAACTGAAGTTTCCTGGAGTTGCCTGTGGTACTGTACCACAGGCAACTCATGCTGTGCTCATGCAACTAGCAAAGGCTTCCTTCACCCACAATAGGTTTCAAGAATAACATCTGTTTGAGCCTTGAAACTTAAATAAGGTTGATAAATAGGTGGTAATTTGCAGGTGAGAACCTATCTTAGGTTCCTCAGTCCTATATCTGTAGTGTAGTAATGGTGGCTCCTCTGTAAGAAGCACAGAAGAGCTCTTGTTCACTGCTCAGTGGAAATCTTTGCTCCCTGGAGCAATTCAAATGTCACCTGCAAAACAGGAGAAATTAATAACATAGAAATGCAAATGTCATCTCTGGCCTGAAACTCTTTGTGAATATCCCACTGCAAAACTCACAGCAGAAATTCAGGAGTGCAGACACAGGTGACAACAACTagaagcacagaaatatttctacaaGAAAAAGAGGTGAAAACTCAATTCTCACTGTCAGGCAGAGAAGAGACAAATCTAGAGCTTCATGACAAGATATTCAAAGTACTGAGTGTGTTTAGAAGAGTAAATTGGGTACTTCTCCATCCTCATGTcataaaaagcagcaaggaGGGACACTCAATTACACTGAGAAGCAACGTGTTTCAGCTGCAAAGGGGAAATTTTTTTGTAGCACTTAACTCCTGAAACCGGTTGCCACAGCTTAAAGAATGTGGTTAAGAACAGCTCGGTGGACTCTTGGAAAGGCAGGAATATTCAGGAGTGCACATCTTCGTGCCACCTAATATGCCTCAAAATCACTTCAGGCTGCCTAGGACTTTAAAAGCctggcctgcaggagctgggctcagccaggcagcgctcagcagagcacacagcGAGGGACCTGGAAATGCACTCATCTGTGGGGGAGCAAGTGCTGCCCGGCCTCACGACGAGAGACAGAGCACGAAGCACAAGAGGAAAACCTTCTCAGTGGTTTAGCTCCCTCTCTCTGGTCCCTTCGTGATCTTGTGCCTTGGACAGCCTCACTCCATGCTCAACTCCCACAGGGAAGAGCTCACTTAGTAAATCTTGAGGTGACTGCAAGCTGCGAGggatggcagtgctgcaggacagagTCAGCATTCAGAATGACCCTGgcaaagatacagaaaaaaatatgtacagCTCACTGAGGATCAAAGAAGTTTTGAGAACAATTTGAAGAATTGATTATTCTTCATAGTGAAGAGTAATCAATTACAGCTTTGCAGCAAAGGCGATGGGTAACTATAGATAGTCAAATATCATAATGTTGAGAAGAACACAAAATACAATAtggaatgaataaaaaactgtAGAGACTTACATGGGAGGGGTTGCATTGCTGAATATAGTTAAGGCTTCATGTACAGAGTAATacaagagaagaaagagggGAACAACCAGCAAAGAGGAAAGGCAGCTATCAAGGAAAGTTGGAACTCTGAATGAAACGGGATTGATTTGCAAGAAGGAAAGTGTGAGGTGAGGAATGATAAAATGCTTAATTTTAAACTCACCATTCCTGTCAGCATTCATCAAAGCTGTGTTTACTTATTTGCTGGGATTTTAGAGTCGAGTGGTGATCCCAGGATGTCTACTGGTTGCTTATATGGAGATCACTCTTAAAACTTACTTACCTGCTCCAGACAACTCCCACATTGCAATTGCTATTCCTCTACCTTACTAAACAGGGCAGAAACATATCTTTGACTGAGCTGCATTGACTGCATAAACTGTCTTTATTGCTCTCATAGATTTCTGCACTAAACAACTAGAAGGAGCTACTACGTCTCCTTCAGTCATTTCTGGATCAACTTTTTTCAGtgtacaaaaccaaaaatgtgACTGATCTTTTAGCAGGTTATGATTCACCACCTAAAGTTTGGACATTTCTCTGCTGCAAAGAACCTTGTACACCAAACACCATCTCCCTATTAGCCTTCAATCTGCTGAAGATCAGTAGACGAAGTCTGAATGAGAACACAAGGCCAACTTGAGAGACAAGAATTCTGGATTTATTTACTACAAAGCTTCTTCACCCAGGGATTACTACACAGCCATTTAGATAGTGCCTGCTGGATCATGGCTCTGAAAGTTTCCTACACATAAATACAGGCTTCTGGAGTACAGCTGTCTAAACATCCACCAGAAAAATACCTAAACACGGAGTAGAACCTCCAGCAGTTAATGCCAAAATATAGAATGTGTGTGAACTGACCTCAGAGCACCCAGAGGCAATCATGTGTGATCCATCCAAAAAGAagcaaatttcaggagcctCATTCAGCATAGCAGCAAGGTCATATTTCCTCTCATGACCCTGGTGTGAACTGATGTGCCCCAGCCACCTACTCTGTTGGGCAGCATGGTCTCTCGAGGAACAACACCAGAGACTCTGCTACattaaaaacaccaaaaatagCCTTTGATAATCAGCAGTCTTATATGACATCATTTCTTTCATTGTCACAGCTCTGTATAGTCTGCATAGTTCCACAGACTATGGATAATCTCAGATTATAACACAAATTCACTACTCTGACTTTCAGAAGAGCGGCACTTGACTTCCAAGAGAACAGTGGTGTTTAGGAATTGCAATACTGGGACCGGCCAGCAGAGGGCCAGGCCAGCATCAAATTTGGGATGTTCAAAGCAGAGGCACTCTGggccctgcccctctccacGGTGCGCTGGGCTTGACCAGCTCGGGTAGCGAATGGGTTCAGACCTTGTGCATCCCTTGCGCTCACCAAGACAAGACTCTCTGAGGCCATAACTTGGGATGTTTCCTCTCCTTACAGAGAAAGGGAAGGTGACAGAAGATATCAAGCTTGTAAACACACAAAACTCAGTGCAGAGTGAACTACAAGCACCCTGCACAACCCAGACATTCAGTCTTCTACAGCATTCAGTGTTCTAGACAGGTAAAAGAAGaggagcttttccaggcattatttCACCCCCATGCTTCCATCTGCTCACCCCTTCATTGAATTGTGGAGCACCATGTACACACATTCTCTAATGGGTGTTATTGAAGACATCTATTTTCCTTGACACCCTGGTGCTGTGGCATAACTGAGTTAGGAAAGTAACACCACATCAAGATAAATGTGTTTTGCAGTATCAGTAACAAGAGAGatgccagaggagctgtgttttaaatgggtttttttgctttgatttgtaACCAAGTCACATACCAACTTCAGCTACAGGTGACTGAGCTAAGTTGAAATGTATAGCATGAGACATGAGAACTAGTCATGTGCAAAAGTACCATGCAATTAATGTCTTGTTTCATCAAAGTAAATGAGCACTTTGGTGATCAAGAGAACAAGCAAAATTATTGCTATTGTATTTGAGGTTTGAAAAGGCTCTCCTATAATGTATTACATGAAAGAAAGTTTTTATCACAAATTTATTAGAATGACCTAGGGTATGATTTCCATACTTACCAAGCATGTTATTGAATAGGGCCTACTTGTAGGTATGAAGCTAAGCATCTTCACTACTAAGGTAACACCTTTCTGTCTTCCCCCTTTGTGAAAAAAGGGTATGGTTACTTAGCCCCAACATTTTGCTATGATACTCTGTGCATTTCTGTTCAAAATCATCCAGAGTGCCTATTAATCAACCTGGATACAACCCCAACTTTCCAAGGAAGCCAAATGTTCACTATCTTATTTATCTGAACGTGTTCCCAATGCCCTTGTTTAGAACAAATAATGACATAAATGACCATAATAGACCAGTAATATTTGTTGAGAGTTTACCTTATAATCAAATAAGATACTTTATCATTGAAAAAAACTTGTTTTCTGATTACATGAATGCATCATTATTTATCAGTGTAATTAGTGCTATTCCAGTAAATGTCTAAATACTCCTCAGCATATGTTTTGCAAAACCAGGTACCAAAACTGAGCTccacatttttcctctctcagccgctatgaaaaaaaccaaacccacaacaAACCAACTTTTCTCATTGTTCTAGCCCCAGGCTTCTGAGGATCTATAATTTCACTGTTGATGGGTTGTAAGGCAGCAGTGAAGAGCCATAACTGTGTTTATTTCCTCTTCAGCAGCAGAACATTTGATCTGTTGGTggcccctgccagggctggttcAAAGCTTAATGAGCTGCATTAACTTTTAACAAGTGCTGTGGAAGAAAGAATATGTCTAAAAAACATCAGCAGGGCTGTTGTGTAAGTAACAGTACAGCAGGTGTAAATGCAGAGCCAGAACAGCCAGAAAGTATCCTGACATCCTTCTTGCTTGACAAGCTTTACACTGTAAACAAAAGAATATCACTCAGTTCTTCCTGCCAACAAGGGAATTACTCTTTGCTTTATTCTATTGTGAAATGCAACCTCACACAAAATGTACGTTCACTTCCTACTGGCATTTATGCTGCTCTTTCCTTCATGAATCTCTCATcctatttttataacattttcaTCTCCATTCTCACATCTTACAGTTTTTCACCACTTCAGATCTGTTTCTCTTAACACCAACTTCTGCTTGACCCTATTCTTcacctgctgccccagcacagagcatccTGATACAGAGGAAAAAGGTGGGGAATATGCTGTGGGGAAGAATATGTTACAAAGCAGATACCAGAGCAAGTCTCTTTTGAGAGGACCTGTTGCTTGTTAATTACAGTCAAAGTAAATTAAATGCCCCTGAATATAGAAAggtcatttccttttttaaaaaaatacaaaaatgactatttaaaaaaaattatcaatcCATGGAGGAAAACCAACAGACTTtggaggggagaagggggagTACACCCCTTCTCAAGTTCATGATAACTTTGtacaatggaaaaaaacactgaatttgtcATCTGTGCTAAGAGAGAAGACACAGCTCCACCACTTTCTGCATGCTTTGCCCTGATAGGGACTTACTGTAATGATGGAGCATATGCTCACTACAGTTTTATGAGCAATAAGACTTTAAAGACACAGGGTCACTAACAGCTAAAGCAGAGTTATACTCTGAGATGCTGAACTAATTGCACAATGAATCTGTGCTAGATAGAAGAAAAGttcacaggaacagcagcatgTGTCTtgactcctctccctgcttcACAACACTTGCCTGCAACATGTTTTCAAAAGTGAGCGTGTACTGGACTTTTATAAAGTTACTCAGGTGCTATGCTaggctatttttttaaaatttcattttctgttcttccatCCATGAGAAAAGGAGACCAGTCTTGCATTCTAGAAACTTTATTACACACTTTTAAAATGGCTTAAAATTAGCAGGCAAAATACTTGACAAAGAAGTAAACACATACAAATTAGTGGTACTGAGCCCCAGCACCCACAAGCGCACAGACCAGACCAGGAAAAGCAAGTTTCACTGTCTACCACCATATTCTTGAGAAGAAGCAACATTTCCACTAGTTTTCTTTGGAAGGAGCTGAGCAAGGATATTTGGCATAACCCCGCCTTGAGGAATGGTCACACAGGCAAAGAGCTTGTTCAGCTCATCATCATTTCTCACAGCCAGCTGAATGTGCCTGGGCAGGATCCTTGTCTTCCTGTTTTCACGTGCAGCgttcccagccagctccaggatctCTGCTGTCACGTACTCAATCACTGCAGCCAGGTAGAtggcagcaccagagccaaTCCTGTCAGCGTAGTTCCCCCTTCGCAGCAGCCTATAGACACGGCCCACAGGGAACTGCAGACCTGCCCTGGCTGATTTGCTCTTCTTGGATGCACTTCTAGGGCTGACAGCCACTGCTTGTTTCTTTCCACGTCCAGACATTCTGACAGGCGAGGAGACACAGAGGGCTGGAGGTCTTCAAAACACTTGGGTGGCTTGGGCTACAGCTAATGGACAGCAAGAGGAGGAAACAGCAAGGTCAGTTCTGCTCTTCCACATCTAGAGGAAAGCTCATTCTATTCTTGAGGAAAGAGCTCACCACTCACCAGAGTTCATCAACAGCAGAGCTAAAATTTTAAACAGTTATTGCCCTTTTACAACTTGCCTTTTAGGAGAAGGATCTCATTGCAAAACATGTCAAGGGTTATTGAAGTTAGATATGAAGGGCTCAAAAGGAGAGAAGCTTTCCCCTGCTACTTGGAGTGTATTTAGGATTGAGGCACAGTGGGTCTTCTTcagcaagatttttttaaacaccacAACTGTTACCTCAAAGCTAACTTGAGGCCTTCTTCAAAGAACAATCTGCATTACAGCTTCTACTATCAAGTTACAACATCCCTCCATTTCAAatctaaaaatggaaaaattcttGCAGCCTACAGCTTGTTATACCCAAAATACTCCAGGACATTTTCATACACAGCTTTAAATTAATGCCCTAAGCTGTATTCTCTGGCTTCTATGAGAATACTACTGGAGGTCTTCTGTACCAGGAAAAGGATAAATTGATTTGGACAGCACAATTCAGACTGAAGAATAGAAATTAACATCTCATGATGAAGGAAATTCAGCCCAGCTAGAATACTCTTACAACTGGAGTAGCAAAACCACTCATTTAAATAACACTTCTAGTCTATCAGTAAACAGGACAGTAAacttccagcacagctgctaACAACATACAAAAACACCCATCACTACACTAATATTTAGGGTTTTTACtgagagaattatttttaaaaaaatcagaataagctttaaaaagaaggcaaaaatatagtaaagctttaaaaaaaccaaacccagctccTAATAAAATCCAAGCAAACTAAGCCTTTATAACTCCTTATCTATATTACCAGACAAtactttttccaaattattcACAGTACAGTCATACTGTGTAAGAGGCAGCTAACTTACAAAATAACACAAAGCTCACAACCCCAAATCTTCTACAATCCATTACAAGTGAAAAGTACATTACATTACCTTCAAAATTCccgtggtttttttttgtttgtttgttttgtttttcccagtgTGTGCCTTACTGCAACCTACACCCAAACACAAACAAGTCACATAACACCTCTACCCCCAGGCCCAGAACCTTTTTATTAGCAACTTTTTCTCCTCATCAGTGGGTCACCTGGGTAATTAATGAGTCATTTTACACATGTGCTTCATCTTCCATCACCTAATCCCTGATTTGgggcaaaatgaaaaaatacattacAGCTGCTCAGAAGCAAATtggctggggagagggggaagaagCCAGGCTGTCTGCAAGGGCTGAGCTTAAGCTACATTTCAGCCTCACCATGACACTGCCAGTTCTCACCCACTCTGGCTGGAGTATTTCTGTCTGCATGCTATGTGTAAAAGCAATCCTCTTCTTCCTGCTGAAGCTTGATAAAAAAAAGTACATAGGGAAAACAGGctttgtaaatatatttttagttgGGTGGGAGGGGGAAACTGTGTTTTGCTTTAGATGTGTCCTGGGCAGAGTCGTGCTTGGTTCACAACGTGTCTGAGTCCCACCAAATGATGTGATGGGGCTGCTCCTAAGATTTAGGCTTCTGCCCCCTCTTCTGGTAACTCTGTCCCAGATGGGGCTCAGGGCTTACTGTGGCTCTGGTGCTGAGGGTGCTTGGCTAGCTCCTCTTTGTTCACTTGGGCAAATATCTCACCTCAGGCAGAGGAATATTTTTGAGCAGCCTTTAAAGAAATGAGTGCTCACTTCCTGCTCATGCTCATATGCTTCTCAGCAGCATACAAGAGCTGTGGGTGTGAACAGTATTTCAGCCACAGACGATGACTACCAGAGGGTAGTCCCAGAAGCCCAGGTTCTGGCAAAATACTCAAACAACAAAACTGTCATGAACAGTTCAGCCATTGGTTCTGCCTGCAGACACCAACTGTGGGTCAGAGCCTCACAGCACCTGCATTTGTggcactcactcactcactttTCCTACAAGGATGAGCATTTAGTCTAAGCTGAGTGAGGCTGAGTTTTCTGCCACCTCAGGGCATTGAACAACCAGCATGGGGTACCCTCTGCATGTTCAAATGCTCACCATGAGGACTGATGTCCTCTCAAAGCACAGCTGTCATTTCTCCTATTTCAGAGGCAGGAAAGGTGGCTGTGCCTTCCCTTCAGTGACCCGGACTTAGCACAGGGAAAGTGGCCAGCCCACTTCACAGTAACTGGCTCTTAATGGGATGCCCACAATCTCATAACATGTGGAAGTGGGGCTTCTACATTTTCACTTCAGGCCCTTGCCAGAGCTGAGACAATCCTGCCTCCACTTGCCCTAACACACTTTTAAGGCGTGCTGGCAGGTTCTTAGGGGTCTTTTATGGGGACTGAGATCTGAGTAAGCATGCTGACCCGTTGGGCTAGAGCATaaaaggaggggaagggaggcaggagcaggtcTCTTCTCTCTGCTATGTGTCTTTGAAAAACAAGCTGAAAAGATCTGCTCACTTCTTTGAAAGGGCAGGCCTAGGTGCCTGTTTGGATGGAATGGGGTGTGATCCCAAATAGATTTGGGTCACCATATCCGACACAGTTTTCAGCGTTTTCTGAGTGATACTTTAACATGGactcaaaactgaaataaaagtaaCTATCAAGAGACAAATTTCTGGTAATATCAGTTGGCTATCATCCAATCATAACAATACTACAAGTACACCTGATTATGCCTAATAAGAATAGATAATACAGGCTTgattgcttattttattttattttctaacagATCAGGCAAAGGAAATAAGAACATaaac
The sequence above is a segment of the Haemorhous mexicanus isolate bHaeMex1 chromosome 2, bHaeMex1.pri, whole genome shotgun sequence genome. Coding sequences within it:
- the LOC132324300 gene encoding histone H2A-beta, sperm-like, encoding MSGRGKKQAVAVSPRSASKKSKSARAGLQFPVGRVYRLLRRGNYADRIGSGAAIYLAAVIEYVTAEILELAGNAARENRKTRILPRHIQLAVRNDDELNKLFACVTIPQGGVMPNILAQLLPKKTSGNVASSQEYGGRQ